One genomic segment of Profundibacter amoris includes these proteins:
- a CDS encoding L-threonylcarbamoyladenylate synthase gives MLTTDETGLKRAADILRDGGLVAFPTETVYGLGADARNGQAVARIFQAKGRPSFNPLIVHVATLEMAQGIAMFDDAALRLASAFWPGPLTLVLPLRPKAGLSPLVTAGLPTIGLRLPDSKTAQRLLAAFGGPVAAPSANPSGKISPTTARHVADGLSGKIDAILDAGPCAVGLESTIIGFDPAPVLLRPGGLPVEAIEACLGAPLLTHQPNETPNAPGQLSSHYAPTAPLRLNAESKKAGELKLGFGPDDQADLNLSPTGDLVEAAANLFTHLHALDAKGAPIAVAPIPDKGLGIAINDRLKRAAAPRP, from the coding sequence ATGCTTACGACCGATGAAACCGGTCTGAAACGCGCCGCTGATATACTGCGTGACGGCGGGCTTGTCGCCTTTCCGACGGAAACGGTTTACGGGCTGGGTGCGGATGCGCGTAACGGGCAGGCGGTGGCGCGGATTTTTCAGGCCAAGGGGCGGCCCTCGTTCAACCCGCTGATTGTGCATGTGGCCACGCTGGAAATGGCGCAGGGGATTGCGATGTTCGATGACGCCGCCCTGCGCCTTGCCAGCGCTTTTTGGCCCGGCCCGCTTACCTTGGTTCTGCCCCTGCGCCCCAAGGCGGGCCTGTCCCCGCTGGTCACCGCCGGCCTGCCCACCATCGGCCTGCGCCTGCCCGACAGCAAAACCGCACAGCGGTTGCTGGCCGCATTCGGCGGCCCCGTCGCGGCACCCTCGGCCAATCCGTCGGGCAAAATCAGCCCGACCACAGCCCGACATGTGGCCGATGGCCTGTCGGGCAAAATCGATGCCATTCTTGATGCCGGACCCTGCGCGGTCGGCCTTGAAAGCACGATTATCGGTTTTGACCCCGCCCCCGTCCTGTTGCGCCCCGGCGGCTTGCCGGTCGAGGCAATCGAGGCCTGCCTTGGTGCCCCTCTGTTAACACATCAACCGAACGAAACCCCCAACGCCCCCGGCCAACTCTCCTCGCATTACGCCCCGACTGCGCCTTTGCGGCTGAATGCGGAATCCAAAAAAGCGGGGGAATTGAAGCTGGGCTTCGGACCGGATGATCAGGCCGACCTGAACCTCTCGCCCACAGGCGATCTGGTCGAGGCCGCCGCCAACCTGTTCACCCACCTACATGCGCTTGACGCAAAAGGCGCACCTATCGCGGTGGCTCCGATCCCGGACAAGGGCCTTGGCATCGCTATCAACGACCGCCTGAAACGCGCCGCAGCACCGCGACCCTGA
- a CDS encoding YqgE/AlgH family protein, whose translation MPENTVNLCGKLLIAMPGMGDPRFEKSVIYMCAHSDDGAMGLIINKPTPEVTFPKLLEQLSIDGAKDAPDTRIYFGGPVELGRGFVLHSGKYHLDDLTLTVDDRFGMTATRDVLMDMVAGKGPDKALLALGYSGWGAGQLEDELQQNGWLTCDATPEVVFDVPDGDKWVAALKLLGIDPFMLSATAGRA comes from the coding sequence ATGCCTGAAAATACCGTGAACCTGTGCGGCAAGCTGTTGATTGCCATGCCCGGAATGGGCGATCCGCGTTTTGAAAAAAGCGTGATCTATATGTGCGCCCATTCGGATGATGGCGCGATGGGGCTGATCATCAACAAACCGACGCCCGAGGTGACATTCCCGAAATTGCTGGAACAATTGTCGATTGACGGGGCAAAGGATGCGCCGGACACGCGGATATATTTTGGCGGGCCGGTCGAATTGGGGCGCGGGTTTGTGCTGCATTCCGGTAAATACCATCTGGATGATCTGACCCTGACGGTGGACGACCGGTTCGGCATGACCGCCACGCGCGATGTGCTGATGGATATGGTGGCGGGCAAGGGGCCTGACAAGGCGCTTCTGGCGCTGGGCTATTCCGGTTGGGGCGCCGGGCAGCTTGAGGATGAATTGCAGCAAAACGGCTGGCTGACCTGTGATGCGACGCCCGAGGTGGTGTTCGATGTGCCGGACGGGGACAAATGGGTGGCAGCGTTGAAGTTGCTGGGGATTGATCCGTTCATGCTGTCGGCAACAGCGGGGCGGGCGTAG
- a CDS encoding protein-disulfide reductase DsbD domain-containing protein, whose amino-acid sequence MIKRILMLCALLLAIPVLATAQSGGVPKDVLKLTVLPGWRTASGTHMAALKIRLKPGWKTYWRAPGDGGIPPQFDWSGSSNIRSVQFHWPRPEVTTTNGMRTIVYHNEVIVPVEFTPGKAGQTLTLKGRVDLGVCNDICVPFSTNFSAALPATVTKADPVIRAALAKQPMPASKAGVRKVVCLIEPISDGLRVTATITMPSTGADEVTVIEAPDQNIWVAEASSKRNGNTLTAITEMVPPSNAPFMLDRSKIRITVMGSKRAVDIQGCTG is encoded by the coding sequence ATGATAAAACGAATCCTTATGCTGTGCGCCCTTTTGCTGGCCATCCCCGTCCTTGCCACCGCCCAATCCGGCGGTGTGCCCAAAGACGTGCTGAAACTGACGGTTCTGCCCGGCTGGCGCACCGCGTCGGGCACCCATATGGCCGCCCTGAAAATCCGGCTGAAACCGGGCTGGAAAACCTATTGGCGTGCGCCCGGCGATGGCGGTATTCCGCCGCAATTCGACTGGTCGGGGTCCAGCAACATCCGCAGCGTGCAATTCCACTGGCCTCGCCCCGAGGTTACAACCACAAACGGCATGCGCACCATTGTTTATCATAACGAAGTGATCGTTCCGGTCGAATTCACCCCCGGCAAAGCGGGCCAGACGCTGACCCTGAAAGGTCGTGTCGATCTGGGGGTCTGTAATGACATCTGCGTGCCCTTCAGCACAAATTTCAGCGCCGCCTTGCCCGCGACTGTAACCAAAGCCGATCCGGTCATACGCGCCGCCTTGGCCAAACAACCCATGCCCGCCAGCAAAGCCGGCGTGCGCAAGGTGGTCTGTTTGATTGAACCCATTTCAGACGGGCTGCGCGTGACCGCCACCATCACCATGCCCTCAACGGGTGCTGACGAGGTAACAGTGATCGAAGCACCGGATCAAAACATCTGGGTGGCCGAGGCCAGCAGCAAACGCAATGGCAACACCCTGACCGCGATTACCGAAATGGTGCCGCCCTCCAACGCGCCTTTCATGCTGGACCGCTCGAAAATCAGGATCACCGTGATGGGTTCAAAACGCGCTGTAGATATTCAGGGCTGCACGGGTTAG
- a CDS encoding efflux RND transporter permease subunit — translation MSVTGTSKGILSYFTRHNTAANLLLVVLLALGIAALPRMRAQFFPDVVIDKVTVSVAWQGAGAEDVDSAIVQVLEPVLLSVEGVTSSNSTSREGVGIVALEFEPGWDMARATDEVQAAVDAVTTLPDQADDPNVRRGAWRDRVTDVVITGPVAVDQLGRFADEFVTRLFNQGVTRATIRGVASPETVVEVTSESLIRHDVTMEQISRAIAEEAAADPAGDVAGANARVRTGVAKRSADQIAAIVLRSNADGSALTVGDVARVLVAGVDRDRAYFVGDDPAISVRVDRSARGDAIEIQGKVEQVAEKMLLTLPPEVRIDLIRTRAEMISSRLNILLENGLMGLGLVVLLLFLFLNARTAFWVAAGIPASMLAAIAMMYMAGITINMISLFALIITLGIVVDDAIVVGEHADFRARELGESPVEAAENAARRMAAPVFSSTITTVIAFFSLIVVGGTMGNLIADIPFTVSVVLIASLIECFLILPNHMSHALAHTNKDHWYDLPSRIFNRGFGWVRDVIFRQFMALVIWARYPVLAGIVLLLSIYVGHFIRGDVTWRFFNAPERSSVTGNFAMSEGATREDTLAMMREMQRATNELAAKYEQDYGLNPLDYVVAEIGGNTGHPIASARNKDKMLLGSIAIELIDPDLRPYSSFQFVGDLQDVVRQHPMAETVSFRGWRSGPSGDALAVDIYGADASTLKAAAEALKTALSQYGEVSGLEDSLAYDKAELVLDLTPQGQALGFTIDGLGRVLRNRLNGIEAATYPDGARSAEIRVELPDGEKTADFLDRMQLRTKAGQYVPLSDIVSVTSKTGFSTVQRENGIRLVSVNGDISEDDPARAAEIMKELREVIMPDIASRFGIEWKAAGQSEDEREFLSDAMVGFGLCLIGIFLTLAWIFSSWTRPMVVMAIIPFGFIGTIYGHMAWDVPLSMFTVVGMIGMTGIIINDSIVLISTVDEYARERGLVPAIIDATADRLRPVLLTTLTTVLGLAPLLFEKSSQAQFLKPTVITLVYGLGFGLVLVLLLVPALLAMQQDFGRQLRALRRSVRLIGRRGVGVALAMGTVALAMAGLFAATLGSVMWSGALPQALALGSGSMAEAFGLFVAGSAALVVLAYVLGIVAFGLRRRVR, via the coding sequence ATGTCTGTCACTGGCACCTCAAAGGGAATCCTGTCCTATTTCACCCGCCACAATACGGCGGCCAACCTGCTGTTGGTGGTGTTGCTTGCGTTGGGCATCGCGGCACTGCCACGGATGCGGGCACAGTTTTTTCCCGATGTGGTGATCGACAAAGTGACCGTTAGCGTTGCCTGGCAGGGCGCGGGAGCCGAGGATGTGGATTCTGCCATTGTGCAGGTGCTGGAGCCGGTTTTGCTGTCGGTCGAGGGTGTGACCTCGTCAAACAGCACATCGCGCGAAGGTGTGGGGATTGTTGCCCTCGAATTTGAACCGGGCTGGGATATGGCCCGCGCCACGGACGAGGTGCAGGCGGCGGTGGATGCGGTGACCACCTTGCCCGATCAGGCGGATGATCCGAACGTGCGGCGCGGCGCGTGGCGCGATCGTGTGACCGATGTGGTGATCACCGGCCCTGTGGCTGTTGACCAGCTTGGGCGCTTTGCCGATGAATTTGTCACCCGTCTGTTCAATCAGGGGGTAACGCGGGCCACCATTCGCGGGGTCGCGTCGCCGGAAACGGTGGTCGAGGTCACCTCGGAATCGCTGATCCGCCACGATGTGACAATGGAGCAGATTTCCCGCGCGATTGCCGAAGAAGCCGCCGCCGATCCGGCGGGTGATGTGGCGGGCGCCAATGCACGGGTGCGCACCGGCGTGGCCAAACGCAGCGCCGACCAGATCGCGGCGATTGTATTGCGCAGCAATGCCGATGGCTCGGCCCTGACAGTGGGCGATGTGGCGCGGGTACTGGTGGCAGGCGTGGACCGTGACCGCGCCTATTTCGTTGGCGATGATCCGGCCATTTCGGTGCGGGTGGACCGCTCGGCGCGGGGCGATGCGATTGAAATTCAGGGCAAGGTCGAACAGGTCGCCGAAAAGATGCTGCTGACCCTGCCGCCCGAGGTCAGGATCGACCTGATCCGCACCCGCGCGGAAATGATTTCCAGCCGCCTGAATATCCTGCTGGAAAACGGGCTGATGGGGCTGGGGCTTGTGGTTTTGCTGCTGTTTTTGTTCCTGAACGCCCGCACGGCGTTTTGGGTTGCGGCGGGGATTCCGGCGTCGATGCTGGCGGCGATTGCGATGATGTATATGGCGGGGATCACCATCAACATGATTTCGCTGTTTGCGCTGATCATCACGCTGGGGATCGTGGTGGATGATGCCATTGTGGTTGGCGAACACGCCGATTTCAGGGCGCGGGAACTGGGCGAATCTCCGGTCGAGGCCGCCGAAAATGCCGCCCGACGCATGGCCGCACCGGTGTTTTCCTCTACCATCACCACGGTGATTGCGTTTTTCAGCCTGATTGTGGTGGGGGGCACGATGGGCAATCTGATTGCCGATATTCCCTTCACCGTGTCGGTGGTGCTGATTGCATCCCTGATCGAATGTTTCCTGATCCTGCCAAACCATATGTCGCATGCCCTGGCCCACACCAACAAAGACCACTGGTACGACCTGCCCAGCCGCATCTTCAACCGTGGTTTCGGCTGGGTGCGCGATGTGATTTTCCGCCAGTTTATGGCGCTGGTGATCTGGGCGCGCTATCCGGTGCTGGCAGGGATTGTGCTGCTGCTGTCGATCTATGTCGGTCATTTCATCCGGGGCGATGTGACATGGCGGTTCTTCAATGCGCCGGAACGCTCCTCGGTCACCGGCAATTTCGCGATGAGCGAAGGGGCCACCCGCGAAGACACGCTGGCCATGATGCGCGAGATGCAGCGCGCCACGAATGAACTGGCGGCGAAATACGAGCAGGATTACGGGCTGAACCCGCTGGATTATGTGGTGGCCGAAATCGGCGGCAACACCGGCCATCCGATTGCCAGTGCACGCAACAAGGACAAGATGCTGCTTGGCTCGATCGCGATCGAGCTGATCGACCCTGATCTGCGCCCCTATTCATCCTTCCAGTTTGTTGGCGATCTACAGGATGTGGTGCGCCAGCATCCGATGGCCGAAACCGTCAGTTTCCGTGGCTGGCGCTCCGGCCCGTCGGGGGATGCCCTGGCGGTGGATATATACGGCGCGGATGCCTCTACCCTCAAGGCGGCGGCCGAGGCGCTGAAAACCGCGCTTTCGCAATATGGCGAGGTCTCGGGGCTGGAAGATTCGCTGGCCTATGACAAGGCCGAACTGGTGCTGGATCTGACTCCGCAAGGGCAGGCGCTGGGTTTTACCATTGACGGGTTGGGGCGGGTGTTGCGCAACCGGTTGAACGGGATCGAAGCGGCGACCTATCCTGATGGTGCACGTTCGGCCGAAATCCGGGTCGAGCTGCCGGACGGGGAAAAGACCGCCGATTTTCTGGACCGGATGCAGTTGCGCACCAAGGCGGGGCAATATGTGCCGCTGTCTGACATTGTTTCAGTGACCAGCAAAACCGGCTTTTCCACCGTGCAGCGTGAAAACGGCATCCGGCTGGTTTCGGTGAATGGCGATATTTCCGAGGATGATCCGGCCCGTGCCGCCGAGATCATGAAAGAGCTGCGCGAGGTGATTATGCCCGATATCGCCAGCCGGTTCGGGATCGAGTGGAAAGCGGCGGGCCAGTCCGAAGACGAGCGCGAATTCCTGTCGGATGCGATGGTCGGGTTCGGCCTGTGCCTGATCGGGATATTCCTGACACTGGCGTGGATTTTCTCCAGCTGGACACGGCCGATGGTGGTGATGGCAATTATTCCCTTCGGATTTATCGGCACGATTTACGGCCATATGGCGTGGGATGTACCGCTGTCGATGTTCACGGTGGTGGGCATGATCGGCATGACGGGGATTATCATCAACGATTCCATTGTGTTGATTTCCACGGTCGATGAATACGCTCGTGAACGCGGGCTGGTGCCTGCGATTATTGATGCCACGGCCGACCGTTTGCGGCCGGTGCTGTTGACCACATTGACCACGGTTCTGGGGCTGGCGCCCTTGTTGTTCGAGAAATCCTCGCAGGCGCAGTTCCTGAAGCCGACGGTGATCACGCTGGTTTACGGGCTGGGCTTCGGATTGGTGCTGGTGTTGTTGCTGGTGCCGGCACTGCTGGCGATGCAGCAGGATTTCGGGCGCCAGTTGCGGGCACTGCGCCGGTCTGTGCGCCTGATCGGGCGGCGCGGTGTCGGTGTTGCACTGGCAATGGGCACCGTAGCACTGGCGATGGCGGGGCTGTTCGCGGCGACGTTGGGATCGGTGATGTGGAGCGGAGCCTTGCCGCAAGCGCTGGCATTGGGCAGCGGATCAATGGCTGAAGCCTTCGGGCTGTTCGTCGCCGGATCAGCCGCGCTGGTGGTGCTGGCCTATGTGCTGGGCATTGTGGCGTTCGGATTGCGGCGGCGCGTGCGCTAA
- a CDS encoding efflux RND transporter periplasmic adaptor subunit, translating to MRFLRRSLVGLFLLSLTVGMLAWAGNSVYSALQDKWAQESKAQPRRERVFSVNVLTATAGDVVPEMTAFGEVRSQRVLDLRATAAGRIVELADGFVEGGTVKSGDLLVRIDPENARSALERAKGDLVEAEAELQEADAALVLARDEVASAEEQARLRLQALTRQKNLRERGVGTDAAVEAAELAEAVARQAVLSRRQALQQAQARLTRAKTRLTRQKVNLAEAKRRLADTEIYAGFDGTLDSVTAVQGGVVTLNERLAQLVDPNALEVSFRLSTSQYARLLDEDGKLIKAPVSVILKSSGADMVAQGRISRESAAVGEGLTGRLLFATLDAAQGFRPGDFVTVKVREPVLRDVVMLPASAVDSGGNVLLIGEGDRLEQATVTVLRKQGDDVIVRGPEIVGRDVVAERSPLLGAGIKVKVVRPGETQEDAALLELSEERRAALIAFVKGNAQMPEAAKAKVLAQLAKDKVPAQTVQRIEAKMGG from the coding sequence ATGCGATTCTTGCGACGCAGCCTTGTTGGCCTGTTCCTGCTGTCTTTGACAGTGGGGATGTTGGCATGGGCAGGCAATTCGGTTTATTCCGCCTTGCAGGATAAATGGGCACAGGAAAGCAAGGCGCAGCCACGGCGTGAACGGGTGTTCTCGGTGAATGTGCTAACCGCGACAGCGGGCGATGTGGTGCCGGAAATGACTGCCTTTGGCGAGGTCCGCAGCCAGCGGGTGCTGGATTTGCGCGCCACAGCGGCCGGCCGGATTGTGGAGCTGGCCGACGGCTTTGTCGAAGGCGGCACCGTGAAATCCGGTGATTTGCTGGTGCGGATCGATCCCGAAAACGCACGCTCCGCGCTGGAACGGGCCAAAGGCGATCTGGTCGAGGCCGAAGCCGAATTGCAAGAGGCCGACGCGGCACTGGTTCTGGCCCGTGACGAGGTTGCATCGGCCGAGGAACAGGCGCGGCTTCGCCTTCAGGCCCTGACCCGCCAAAAGAACCTGCGCGAACGCGGTGTTGGCACCGATGCGGCGGTCGAGGCCGCAGAACTGGCCGAGGCTGTGGCCCGTCAGGCCGTGCTGTCGCGGCGACAGGCCTTGCAACAGGCACAGGCCCGCCTGACCCGTGCCAAAACCCGACTTACCCGACAAAAGGTCAATCTGGCCGAGGCAAAGCGGCGCCTGGCCGATACCGAAATTTACGCCGGATTTGACGGCACGCTGGACAGTGTGACGGCCGTGCAGGGCGGGGTTGTGACCCTGAACGAAAGGCTGGCGCAACTGGTGGATCCGAACGCGCTGGAAGTGTCCTTCCGCCTGTCCACCAGCCAATATGCGCGGCTGCTGGATGAGGACGGCAAACTGATCAAGGCGCCGGTTTCGGTGATCCTGAAATCATCCGGTGCGGATATGGTGGCGCAAGGCCGCATCAGCCGCGAAAGCGCGGCGGTGGGCGAGGGGCTGACCGGTCGCTTGCTGTTTGCCACGCTGGACGCGGCACAGGGGTTCCGCCCCGGTGATTTTGTGACCGTGAAGGTCAGGGAACCTGTGTTGCGCGATGTGGTTATGTTGCCTGCATCGGCTGTGGATTCCGGCGGCAATGTGCTGTTGATCGGCGAAGGCGACCGGCTGGAGCAGGCCACGGTGACGGTTCTGCGCAAGCAGGGCGATGACGTGATTGTGCGCGGCCCCGAAATTGTCGGGCGCGATGTGGTGGCGGAACGATCGCCGCTGCTGGGTGCGGGGATCAAGGTCAAGGTGGTGCGTCCGGGTGAAACACAAGAGGATGCCGCGCTGCTGGAATTGTCCGAAGAACGCCGCGCCGCGCTGATTGCCTTTGTCAAAGGCAATGCCCAGATGCCCGAAGCCGCCAAAGCCAAGGTTCTGGCGCAACTGGCCAAGGACAAGGTGCCGGCGCAAACAGTGCAACGGATCGAAGCAAAGATGGGGGGCTAG
- the moaB gene encoding molybdenum cofactor biosynthesis protein B — MSALQENGKSETMSNEKEFIPVRIAVLTVSDTRKIEDDKSGKTLVDRIEGAGHIVADRKILRDEREQIADQLREWCANKDVDVVISTGGTGLTGRDVTVEAHRDVYEKEMDAFSTLFTMISFPKVGMSAVQSRACGGVANGTYLFALPGSPGACKDAWDEILSVQLDYRHGPCNFVEIFPRLDEHKRRK, encoded by the coding sequence ATGAGTGCGCTACAGGAAAACGGGAAAAGTGAAACCATGTCGAACGAAAAAGAATTCATCCCCGTCCGTATCGCCGTTCTGACGGTCTCGGACACGCGCAAGATCGAGGACGATAAATCCGGCAAAACGCTGGTCGACCGGATCGAGGGGGCGGGCCATATCGTGGCCGACCGCAAAATCCTGCGGGACGAGCGGGAACAGATTGCCGACCAGTTGCGCGAATGGTGTGCAAACAAAGACGTGGATGTGGTGATCTCCACCGGCGGCACCGGCCTGACGGGCCGTGATGTAACCGTCGAGGCGCATAGGGATGTTTACGAAAAGGAAATGGATGCCTTTTCCACCCTGTTCACGATGATTTCATTCCCCAAGGTCGGCATGTCCGCCGTGCAATCCCGCGCCTGTGGCGGTGTGGCCAACGGCACCTATCTGTTTGCCTTGCCCGGCAGCCCCGGTGCCTGCAAGGACGCATGGGATGAAATCCTGTCGGTGCAACTGGATTACCGCCACGGCCCCTGTAATTTCGTCGAGATTTTCCCGCGGCTGGACGAACACAAGCGCCGGAAATAA
- a CDS encoding uracil-DNA glycosylase has protein sequence MDSATEYFEARAALEWQVELGADEAIGDEPLNRYELVSEAPKPKPAPVAKAAAPVAVKPVEVDRVAVAKAAAAAAADLPALRVALAAFEHCELKRGARNLVFSDGNPQSRVMIIGEAPGRDEDREGRPFVGRAGQLLDKMLAAIGLDRAGPDPASSVYITNILPWRPPQNRDPSPEEIAMLRPFVERHIELVSPEVIVLMGNSSCLAMLGRKGITRMRGNWDTVMGLPVLPMFHPAYLLRSPHAKREAWADLLALKAKLAEG, from the coding sequence ATGGATTCTGCAACGGAATATTTTGAGGCCAGGGCCGCGCTGGAGTGGCAGGTCGAACTGGGCGCGGACGAGGCGATCGGGGATGAACCGCTGAACCGCTACGAGTTGGTGAGCGAAGCGCCCAAGCCCAAACCCGCGCCTGTGGCCAAAGCGGCGGCGCCCGTTGCGGTCAAACCGGTCGAGGTGGATAGGGTCGCAGTGGCCAAGGCGGCGGCCGCAGCGGCGGCGGACCTGCCTGCATTGCGCGTGGCATTGGCGGCATTCGAGCATTGCGAGTTGAAGCGGGGCGCGCGAAACCTTGTGTTCTCGGATGGCAATCCGCAATCGCGGGTGATGATCATCGGCGAAGCGCCGGGCCGCGACGAGGATCGCGAGGGGCGTCCCTTCGTTGGCCGTGCGGGGCAGTTGCTGGACAAGATGCTGGCGGCGATTGGTCTGGACCGTGCCGGACCCGATCCGGCGTCCTCGGTCTATATCACCAATATCCTGCCGTGGCGCCCGCCACAAAACCGCGATCCATCACCCGAGGAAATCGCCATGCTGCGCCCGTTCGTGGAGCGGCATATCGAACTGGTATCGCCCGAGGTGATCGTATTGATGGGCAACAGTTCCTGTCTGGCGATGCTGGGCCGCAAGGGGATCACGCGGATGCGCGGTAACTGGGATACGGTGATGGGCTTGCCGGTGTTGCCGATGTTCCATCCGGCCTATCTGCTGCGCAGCCCCCATGCCAAACGCGAGGCCTGGGCGGATCTGCTGGCGCTAAAGGCGAAATTGGCAGAGGGATAA
- a CDS encoding aspartate carbamoyltransferase catalytic subunit, protein MSFDHRHLLGIEHLKPHEITAILDLADQYVDLNRRQVKHSDALAGLTQINMFFENSTRTQASFEIAGKRLGADVMNMAMQASSIKKGETLIDTALTLNAMHPDLLVVRHPHSGAVDLLAQKVNCAVLNAGDGTHEHPTQALLDALTIRRAKGRLHRLSIAICGDIAHSRVARSNIMLLGKMENRIRLIGPPTLMPAGIAEFGVEVFDDMREGLKDVDVVMMLRLQKERMDGGFIPSSREYYHRFGLDADKLSHAKEDAIVMHPGPMNRGVEIDGTLADDINRSVIQEQVEMGVAVRMAAMDLLARNLRARDRQEGVMV, encoded by the coding sequence ATGAGTTTCGATCACAGACACCTCCTTGGAATTGAGCATCTAAAGCCTCATGAAATAACGGCAATTCTGGATTTGGCGGATCAGTATGTCGATCTGAATCGCCGTCAGGTGAAACATTCCGATGCCTTGGCCGGCCTGACGCAAATCAACATGTTCTTTGAAAATTCCACCCGCACGCAGGCGTCTTTCGAAATAGCCGGCAAACGGCTGGGGGCGGATGTGATGAATATGGCGATGCAGGCCTCAAGCATCAAAAAGGGCGAAACCCTGATTGACACCGCCCTGACCCTGAACGCCATGCACCCCGATCTGCTGGTGGTGCGCCACCCGCATTCGGGGGCTGTGGACCTGCTGGCGCAAAAGGTGAATTGCGCGGTTCTGAACGCCGGTGACGGCACCCATGAGCACCCGACCCAGGCCCTGCTGGACGCGCTGACGATCCGCCGCGCCAAGGGGCGGCTGCACCGGCTGAGCATCGCCATTTGCGGCGACATCGCCCATTCCCGCGTGGCGCGCAGCAACATCATGCTGCTGGGCAAGATGGAGAACCGCATCCGGCTGATCGGCCCGCCCACATTGATGCCCGCCGGCATTGCCGAATTCGGGGTCGAGGTGTTCGACGACATGCGCGAGGGGCTGAAGGATGTGGACGTGGTGATGATGCTGCGCCTGCAAAAAGAGCGGATGGACGGCGGATTCATCCCCTCGTCCCGCGAATATTACCACCGCTTCGGGCTGGACGCCGACAAGCTGTCCCACGCCAAAGAGGACGCTATCGTGATGCACCCCGGCCCGATGAACCGCGGTGTGGAAATCGACGGCACGCTGGCCGATGACATCAACCGGTCCGTTATTCAGGAACAGGTGGAAATGGGGGTTGCTGTGCGCATGGCGGCAATGGACTTGCTGGCACGGAATTTACGGGCCAGAGACAGGCAAGAAGGGGTAATGGTGTGA
- a CDS encoding aspartate carbamoyltransferase catalytic subunit gives MTIPAGWEGIFEKDEKILWQGHPDTAVHIGPRDIPRMAFGSVFAGFALFWMIGAAATGGYFWMFGLLHFTVGLLLALGPVFWGPYRRRHTWYTLTNKHAYIATDLPVFGRKLKSYPVTRDMPLELEKADIPTVYFAEEWKQRKNGSYRHKIGFENISDGLTVYGLLRDIQRNKP, from the coding sequence ATGACCATACCTGCCGGTTGGGAAGGAATCTTTGAAAAGGACGAGAAAATCCTCTGGCAGGGGCATCCCGATACAGCTGTGCATATCGGCCCGCGCGATATTCCCAGAATGGCATTCGGCAGTGTTTTCGCCGGATTTGCCCTGTTCTGGATGATTGGCGCTGCCGCAACCGGCGGCTATTTCTGGATGTTCGGCCTGTTGCATTTTACCGTTGGCCTGCTGCTGGCCTTGGGGCCGGTATTCTGGGGGCCTTACCGCCGCCGGCACACATGGTATACCCTGACCAACAAACATGCCTATATCGCCACCGACCTGCCGGTGTTTGGACGCAAGCTGAAATCCTATCCCGTTACACGCGACATGCCGCTGGAACTGGAAAAGGCAGACATCCCGACGGTCTACTTCGCCGAGGAATGGAAGCAGCGCAAGAACGGCAGCTACCGGCACAAGATCGGGTTCGAGAACATTTCCGACGGGCTGACAGTTTACGGCCTGCTCCGCGACATCCAGAGAAACAAGCCATGA